One region of Baekduia soli genomic DNA includes:
- a CDS encoding TetR/AcrR family transcriptional regulator, with product MADEAGPGRTRAKAGKAPAKPARPSARNGGGARRDQEVLDAATKVFHTRGYADASVQHIADELGILKGSLYHYIDSKEDLLFRLLDEAHDEVDAVLAEVQAVPDLAPLDRLHLYVTRQVDYTSRNLAKMAIYYHDVNQLSEGRLKELLRKRRQHEQFVAGLIEEAQARGEVDASVDSHLATNYLFGSMIWVYRWYKPGGKLKPAQVSTSCADFVINGLTGPR from the coding sequence GTGGCAGACGAGGCAGGACCCGGCAGGACCCGCGCGAAGGCCGGGAAGGCCCCGGCCAAGCCGGCGCGCCCCAGCGCGCGCAACGGCGGCGGAGCGCGGCGCGACCAGGAGGTCCTGGACGCCGCCACGAAGGTCTTCCACACGCGCGGGTACGCCGACGCCTCCGTCCAGCACATCGCCGACGAGCTGGGGATCCTCAAGGGCAGCCTGTACCACTACATCGACTCCAAGGAAGACCTGCTCTTCCGGCTGCTCGACGAGGCCCATGACGAGGTCGACGCCGTCCTGGCCGAGGTCCAGGCCGTGCCTGACCTGGCCCCGCTGGACCGGCTGCACCTCTACGTCACGCGCCAGGTCGACTACACGAGCCGCAACCTGGCCAAGATGGCCATCTACTACCACGACGTCAACCAGCTCTCCGAGGGCCGACTCAAGGAGCTGCTGCGCAAGCGCCGCCAGCACGAGCAGTTCGTCGCCGGGCTCATCGAGGAGGCACAGGCCCGGGGCGAGGTCGATGCGTCGGTGGACTCCCACCTGGCCACGAACTACCTCTTCGGCTCGATGATCTGGGTCTACCGCTGGTACAAGCCCGGCGGCAAGCTCAAGCCCGCGCAGGTCTCCACGTCGTGCGCGGACTTCGTGATCAACGGCCTCACCGGCCCGCGCTGA
- a CDS encoding acetate--CoA ligase family protein, protein MTTTPAPAPARLRTLDRVLQPRTIAVLGASGRPGALSGRFIAGLQRHGYTGRIVPVNPRHDEIAGLPCLPSVTAAAADGPVDLAIMSLPQAAVLDSLRECADAGVGGVSVFASGFSEVGEEGARDERRITALAHESGMRVVGPNSPGFINFAESTCGIASGVGFRPEFVTGGIAVVAQSGGVAGLLVERAQDAGAGLSLAVCTGNEADVTVGELLWWLAEHEPTRVVTVFLEGIRQPELLGGGLDALRAAGKPVVVLKGGATAAAARASAAHTGALATADDVVDAWLRRHGAIRVLGFDDLLDHAVALERLGRTEGRGVGILSTSGGAGVVATEAAERAGLQLPELSAATRARLEATLPDFAALGNPADMSGMFSDDPEIFRQSLRAFTEAPEIATAILVLTVHPPEPSERLADLILGAGAGDLAVLWTAGAMAAPARRRLMEAGVACFEDAGRAMRALVARTLVPAGGEAEPIAAAALPPLPARGALTEAEGLALLGGAGVPVAATRPAPDAAAAVAAAQALGGPVVVKASARNLLHKSDAGAVVLGVRGDEAGGAHDTVVAAARAAGATPEGSIVQAMAPAGVELIVGATRDPLLGPVLVVGAGGVLAELLGGVARRMMPLRAGEARAMLGEVGVAPLLAGHRGAPPADLDAAVTAIEGVAAVAVALGERLEAVEVNPLLVHPVGQGATAVDALVLLAG, encoded by the coding sequence GTGACGACGACCCCGGCGCCGGCCCCGGCGCGCCTGCGCACGCTCGACCGCGTCCTGCAGCCGCGCACGATCGCCGTGCTCGGCGCCTCCGGCCGCCCGGGGGCGCTCTCGGGGCGGTTCATCGCGGGCCTGCAGCGCCACGGCTACACGGGCCGCATCGTGCCGGTCAACCCGCGCCACGACGAGATCGCCGGCCTGCCGTGCCTGCCGTCGGTCACCGCGGCCGCGGCGGACGGCCCCGTCGACCTGGCGATCATGTCGCTGCCGCAGGCGGCGGTCCTCGACAGCCTGCGGGAGTGCGCCGACGCCGGCGTCGGGGGCGTGTCGGTGTTCGCCTCCGGGTTCTCGGAGGTCGGCGAGGAGGGAGCGCGCGACGAGCGGCGGATCACCGCGCTGGCCCATGAGAGCGGCATGCGCGTCGTGGGCCCCAACAGCCCCGGGTTCATCAACTTCGCCGAGTCGACGTGCGGGATCGCCAGCGGGGTCGGGTTCCGCCCGGAGTTCGTGACGGGCGGCATCGCGGTCGTCGCGCAGTCCGGCGGCGTCGCCGGGCTGCTCGTCGAGCGCGCGCAGGACGCCGGCGCCGGCCTGAGCCTGGCCGTCTGCACCGGCAACGAGGCCGACGTCACCGTGGGCGAGCTGCTGTGGTGGCTGGCCGAGCACGAGCCGACGCGCGTGGTCACCGTCTTCCTCGAGGGCATCCGGCAGCCCGAGCTGCTGGGCGGCGGCCTCGACGCGCTGCGCGCCGCGGGCAAGCCGGTCGTGGTGCTCAAGGGCGGCGCGACGGCCGCGGCGGCCCGCGCCAGCGCGGCGCACACCGGCGCGCTGGCCACCGCCGACGACGTCGTCGACGCCTGGCTGCGCCGCCACGGCGCGATCCGCGTCCTGGGCTTCGACGACCTGCTCGACCACGCGGTGGCGCTCGAGCGCCTCGGGCGCACGGAGGGACGCGGCGTGGGGATCCTCTCGACGTCCGGCGGCGCGGGCGTCGTGGCGACGGAGGCGGCCGAGCGCGCCGGCCTGCAGCTGCCCGAGCTCTCGGCGGCGACGCGCGCGCGGCTGGAGGCGACGCTGCCCGACTTCGCGGCGCTCGGCAACCCGGCCGACATGTCGGGGATGTTCTCCGACGACCCCGAGATCTTCCGCCAGTCGCTGCGGGCCTTCACCGAGGCGCCCGAGATCGCGACCGCGATCCTCGTCCTCACCGTCCACCCGCCCGAGCCCTCCGAGCGCCTGGCCGACCTCATCCTCGGCGCCGGCGCCGGCGACCTCGCGGTGCTGTGGACGGCCGGCGCGATGGCGGCGCCCGCGCGCCGGCGGCTCATGGAGGCCGGCGTGGCGTGCTTCGAGGACGCCGGGCGCGCGATGCGGGCGCTCGTGGCCCGCACGCTCGTGCCGGCCGGCGGCGAGGCCGAGCCGATCGCCGCGGCGGCGCTGCCCCCGCTGCCCGCCCGTGGCGCGTTGACCGAGGCCGAGGGGCTCGCGCTGCTGGGCGGCGCCGGCGTGCCGGTGGCCGCGACCCGGCCGGCCCCCGATGCCGCCGCCGCGGTGGCCGCCGCGCAGGCGCTCGGAGGGCCCGTGGTGGTCAAGGCCTCGGCGCGGAACCTGCTGCACAAGAGCGACGCGGGGGCCGTCGTCCTCGGGGTGCGCGGCGACGAGGCCGGCGGCGCCCACGACACGGTCGTGGCGGCGGCACGCGCCGCCGGCGCGACGCCCGAGGGGTCGATCGTGCAGGCCATGGCGCCGGCCGGGGTCGAGCTCATCGTCGGCGCGACGCGCGACCCGCTGCTGGGGCCGGTCCTCGTGGTGGGCGCCGGCGGCGTGCTGGCCGAGCTGCTGGGCGGCGTGGCCCGGCGCATGATGCCCCTGCGGGCCGGCGAGGCCCGGGCGATGCTCGGCGAGGTCGGCGTCGCGCCGCTGCTGGCCGGGCACCGCGGGGCGCCCCCGGCCGACCTCGACGCCGCGGTGACCGCCATCGAGGGCGTGGCCGCCGTCGCGGTCGCCCTCGGCGAGCGGCTCGAGGCCGTCGAGGTCAACCCGCTGCTCGTGCACCCGGTGGGCCAGGGCGCGACGGCGGTCGACGCGCTCGTGCTGCTGGCGGGCTGA
- a CDS encoding LLM class flavin-dependent oxidoreductase — protein sequence MRIGYLIDLHKGGYEQPMPTPQDAHDTMEAMIEEGIVAERAGFHSLQVPDRHGRTECYFPGPEQILTILARETDRVAIGTFTHIHTLLHPMKAAEQYAVIDNLSQGRLYTTLSRGFHPGYWQQFGVPQDHMLGRFQEAIKIWQLAFAGERFDFDGKYWQVQQGLLAPQPHQEGGWPIWGGGNAVPAAIRRSADYGECWTCDPFPLMKEVWEQQVGTYRERAEELGKTPYIVLMRDGWVADTFEDAAAQFGTHFVEEMRFYFRQGIFTHHPDFQSESDITPEAAAPHTIMGSPQQCIEQLERYHEEFGVDYFTLRFRMPTGPSMEAAREQIQRFGEEVVQPIHRKYPAPDHPSIPAACRW from the coding sequence ATGAGGATCGGGTACCTGATCGATCTGCACAAGGGCGGCTACGAGCAGCCCATGCCCACCCCGCAGGACGCCCACGACACGATGGAGGCGATGATCGAGGAGGGCATCGTCGCCGAGCGCGCCGGGTTCCACTCGCTGCAGGTGCCCGACCGCCACGGGCGCACGGAGTGCTACTTCCCCGGCCCGGAGCAGATCCTGACGATCCTCGCCCGCGAGACCGACCGGGTCGCGATCGGCACGTTCACGCACATCCACACGCTCCTGCACCCCATGAAGGCCGCCGAGCAGTACGCGGTCATCGACAACCTGTCGCAGGGCCGGCTGTACACGACGCTGTCGCGCGGGTTCCACCCCGGGTACTGGCAGCAGTTCGGCGTTCCGCAGGACCACATGCTCGGCCGCTTCCAGGAGGCCATCAAGATCTGGCAGCTGGCGTTCGCGGGCGAGCGCTTCGACTTCGACGGCAAGTACTGGCAGGTCCAGCAGGGCCTCCTCGCGCCCCAGCCCCACCAGGAGGGCGGCTGGCCGATCTGGGGCGGCGGCAACGCGGTCCCCGCGGCCATCCGGCGCTCGGCCGACTACGGCGAGTGCTGGACGTGCGACCCGTTCCCGCTGATGAAGGAGGTCTGGGAGCAGCAGGTCGGCACCTACCGCGAGCGCGCGGAGGAGCTGGGCAAGACGCCCTACATCGTGCTCATGCGCGACGGCTGGGTGGCCGACACGTTCGAGGACGCCGCGGCGCAGTTCGGCACGCACTTCGTCGAGGAGATGCGCTTCTACTTCCGCCAGGGCATCTTCACCCACCACCCGGACTTCCAGAGCGAGTCCGACATCACGCCGGAGGCGGCCGCCCCGCACACGATCATGGGCAGCCCGCAGCAGTGCATCGAGCAGCTCGAGCGCTACCACGAGGAGTTCGGCGTCGACTACTTCACCCTACGCTTCCGGATGCCGACCGGCCCGTCGATGGAGGCCGCCCGCGAGCAGATCCAGCGCTTCGGCGAGGAGGTCGTCCAGCCCATCCACAGGAAGTACCCGGCGCCCGACCACCCGTCGATCCCGGCGGCCTGCCGATGGTAG
- a CDS encoding PEP-utilizing enzyme: MTTIGQGQVAFAGAVEGVVAHADDVQQVFGLMQRPDLDEVILLTESASATAVVPLLAKVRGVICRSGGMTSHLALVSREFGLPCIMGAELEPDEVLEGRRVRLAEDGTIALA; this comes from the coding sequence GTGACGACCATCGGACAGGGGCAGGTGGCCTTCGCGGGCGCCGTGGAGGGCGTCGTGGCCCACGCCGACGACGTCCAGCAGGTCTTCGGCCTGATGCAGCGCCCCGACCTCGACGAGGTCATCCTGCTCACCGAGTCGGCCTCGGCCACCGCCGTGGTGCCGCTGCTGGCCAAGGTCCGCGGCGTCATCTGCCGCTCGGGCGGCATGACGTCGCACCTCGCGCTGGTCTCGCGCGAGTTCGGGCTGCCCTGCATCATGGGCGCCGAGCTCGAGCCCGACGAGGTGCTCGAGGGCCGCCGGGTGCGCCTGGCCGAGGACGGGACCATCGCGCTTGCCTGA
- a CDS encoding putative PEP-binding protein has protein sequence MPDRRPRVLVNLSLPHRAAAAAQLPADGVGLMRAEFLALSTGRHPGALLADGGQDVFVAFFRDALQTVGAAFHPRPVTFRASDLKSNEYRGLEGGERFEPAEANPMLGRRGVYRYLLRPEEFALELQALREVREGGLDNLRLMLPFVRTVDELRAARAVVAQAFGDVPPPPVWAMAEVPATALLPQAFAAEVDGISIGSNDLAQLVLGIDRDSPELSAHYAAGDPAVLEAMRRIVDGAHAVGRPVSICGDAPAHDHELLRALVDMGIDAISVVPDAVAETVAFLDGQRRP, from the coding sequence TTGCCTGACCGCAGGCCGCGCGTCCTGGTCAACCTCTCGCTGCCCCACCGGGCCGCCGCGGCCGCGCAGCTGCCGGCCGACGGCGTCGGGCTCATGCGCGCCGAGTTCCTCGCGCTGAGCACCGGCCGCCACCCCGGCGCCCTGCTGGCCGACGGCGGCCAGGACGTCTTCGTCGCGTTCTTCCGCGACGCGCTGCAGACCGTCGGCGCCGCGTTCCACCCCCGCCCCGTCACGTTTCGCGCCTCGGACCTGAAGTCCAACGAGTACCGCGGGCTGGAGGGCGGCGAGCGCTTCGAGCCAGCGGAGGCCAACCCGATGCTCGGCCGCCGCGGCGTCTACCGCTATCTCCTGCGCCCGGAGGAGTTCGCGCTCGAGCTCCAGGCGCTGCGCGAGGTCCGCGAGGGCGGCCTGGACAACCTGCGCCTCATGCTGCCGTTCGTGCGGACCGTGGATGAGCTGCGCGCCGCGCGCGCCGTCGTCGCGCAGGCCTTCGGCGACGTCCCTCCGCCGCCGGTGTGGGCGATGGCCGAGGTGCCGGCCACCGCGCTGCTGCCCCAGGCCTTCGCCGCCGAGGTCGACGGGATCTCCATCGGCTCCAACGACCTGGCCCAGCTCGTGCTGGGCATCGACCGCGACTCGCCCGAGCTCAGCGCGCACTACGCCGCCGGCGACCCCGCGGTGCTCGAGGCCATGCGCCGCATCGTCGACGGCGCCCACGCGGTCGGGCGTCCCGTGTCGATCTGCGGCGACGCGCCGGCCCATGACCACGAGCTCCTGCGGGCCCTGGTGGACATGGGCATCGACGCGATCTCGGTGGTCCCCGACGCGGTGGCCGAGACCGTGGCGTTCCTCGACGGGCAACGCCGGCCCTAG
- a CDS encoding nuclear transport factor 2 family protein yields the protein MADRNAVAELLSKYAWAMDSGNFELLGDVFTQDAGFSIDIAGTQAIEPITGRDAIVEFIRSTVSGQQDQRRHVISNQRFASEGADDAVVTSTLTLNVITDGVLEVKATGVYTSAVVLEDGTWRISDLNIGLDTAF from the coding sequence ATGGCAGACCGCAACGCCGTCGCCGAGCTGTTGTCCAAGTACGCCTGGGCCATGGACAGCGGGAACTTCGAGCTCCTGGGTGACGTGTTCACGCAGGACGCCGGGTTCTCCATCGACATCGCCGGCACGCAGGCCATCGAGCCGATCACCGGCCGCGACGCGATCGTCGAGTTCATCCGCAGCACGGTGTCGGGCCAGCAGGACCAGCGCCGCCACGTCATCAGCAACCAGCGCTTCGCCAGCGAGGGGGCCGACGACGCCGTGGTCACCTCGACGCTCACGCTGAACGTCATCACCGACGGCGTGCTCGAGGTCAAGGCGACGGGCGTCTACACGTCCGCGGTCGTCCTGGAGGACGGCACCTGGCGGATCAGCGACCTCAACATCGGGCTGGACACGGCGTTCTGA
- a CDS encoding 3-hydroxyacyl-CoA dehydrogenase family protein, with product MTGIQKVVVVGGGIMGNGIAQVVATAGLEVTVVDISQDALAKTQVRIERSLGRFVTSGKLTQDDADAALGRIAMSTDLAGAAAGADHAIETVVEDLEIKRGVLQALDAACRDDVILASNTSQFSISTLAAATGRPDRVIGSHWFNPPPLMDLIEVIRGVETSDATLATTLELAERYGRRTVVCQKDTPGFITSRLIVTLGLEAMRIVEEGIASAEDVNLACVKAFNHAMGPLDTMDFSGLDTTLHVAENMREQYGERFLPPQNLRVLVNGGHLGRKTGRGFADYGESS from the coding sequence ATGACCGGCATCCAGAAGGTCGTCGTCGTCGGCGGCGGCATCATGGGCAACGGGATCGCGCAGGTCGTGGCCACCGCGGGCCTGGAGGTCACCGTCGTCGACATCTCGCAGGACGCTCTGGCCAAGACGCAGGTGCGCATCGAGCGCAGCCTCGGGCGCTTCGTCACGTCCGGCAAGCTCACCCAGGACGACGCCGACGCGGCGCTGGGCCGCATCGCGATGAGCACCGACCTGGCCGGCGCGGCGGCCGGCGCCGACCACGCGATCGAGACGGTCGTCGAGGACCTCGAGATCAAGCGCGGCGTGCTGCAGGCGCTCGACGCGGCCTGCCGCGACGACGTGATCCTGGCCTCCAACACGTCGCAGTTCTCGATCTCGACGCTGGCGGCCGCCACCGGGCGCCCGGACCGCGTGATCGGCTCGCACTGGTTCAACCCGCCGCCGCTCATGGACCTCATCGAGGTCATCCGCGGCGTCGAGACCTCCGACGCTACGCTGGCCACGACCCTGGAGCTCGCGGAGCGCTACGGGCGCCGGACCGTCGTCTGCCAGAAGGACACGCCCGGGTTCATCACGTCGCGGCTCATCGTCACGCTCGGCCTGGAGGCCATGCGCATCGTCGAGGAGGGCATCGCCAGCGCCGAGGACGTCAACCTCGCCTGCGTCAAGGCCTTCAACCACGCCATGGGCCCGCTCGACACGATGGACTTCTCGGGTCTGGACACCACGCTGCACGTCGCCGAGAACATGCGCGAGCAGTACGGTGAGCGCTTCCTGCCCCCGCAGAACCTTCGGGTCCTCGTCAACGGCGGCCACCTGGGCCGCAAGACCGGTCGCGGCTTCGCCGACTACGGCGAGTCGAGCTAG
- a CDS encoding VOC family protein: protein MPSGPFAHVCLLVEDLDRAVEDWTKILSVVDPKQLDEPLVRYDEFEGAEEGSMRWATFVSHHGAEIQLMEPAPESHLGKRLAKHGEHVHHICFTVDDPADVSRRLAEQGIAVSGDLNTDPKFPWQAWNWVLPQSVHGTLVEIARPYKAVDGRWEDGSA, encoded by the coding sequence ATGCCGAGCGGCCCGTTCGCCCATGTCTGCCTGCTGGTCGAGGACCTCGACCGCGCGGTCGAGGACTGGACCAAGATCCTGTCGGTCGTCGACCCCAAGCAGCTCGACGAGCCCCTGGTGCGCTACGACGAGTTCGAGGGCGCCGAGGAGGGCAGCATGCGCTGGGCGACGTTCGTCTCCCACCACGGCGCCGAGATCCAGCTCATGGAGCCCGCGCCCGAGTCGCACCTGGGCAAGCGCCTGGCCAAGCACGGCGAGCACGTGCACCACATCTGCTTCACCGTCGACGACCCCGCCGACGTCTCGCGCCGCCTGGCCGAGCAGGGCATCGCGGTCTCCGGCGACCTCAACACCGACCCGAAGTTCCCGTGGCAGGCGTGGAACTGGGTGCTGCCCCAGTCCGTGCACGGCACGCTGGTCGAGATCGCGCGGCCCTACAAGGCCGTCGACGGCAGGTGGGAGGACGGCTCGGCATGA
- a CDS encoding acyl-CoA dehydrogenase family protein, protein MRRTIFAAEHDDFRESVRGFLTKEAVPHTEAWEAAGVIDRDFWRKAAAQGYVAFQAPEDLGGAGIDDFRFNAIIDEEAAYTGTAGDGFALVNDIVAPYLLDLTTDEQRERWMPGVTSGDIVPVIAMSEPGTGSDLRAIASKATWKGDHWSLTGSKTFVTSGIQADLVIAAARIEREGVEGMGLFAVEAGAEGFTRGRKLDKIGRKAQDTAELFFDDVTVAPENLIGEQGRGLQLLMKNLPQERLSIAVTAVASAERALEITLEYARSRNAFGKPIGSFQANRFSLAEAATEVAVARVYVDRCIEAAVDGSLTAEEAAGCKYWTTELQFRVIDLGLQLHGGYGYMEEYEIARMWRDARVQRIYGGTTEIMKEIVGRSLGL, encoded by the coding sequence ATGCGCCGGACGATCTTCGCCGCCGAGCACGACGACTTCCGCGAGTCGGTCCGCGGCTTCCTGACCAAGGAGGCCGTGCCGCACACGGAGGCGTGGGAGGCGGCCGGGGTCATCGACCGGGACTTCTGGCGCAAGGCCGCCGCGCAGGGCTACGTCGCCTTCCAGGCGCCCGAGGACCTGGGCGGGGCGGGGATCGACGACTTCCGCTTCAACGCGATCATCGACGAGGAGGCGGCCTACACCGGGACCGCCGGCGACGGGTTCGCGCTGGTCAACGACATCGTCGCGCCCTACCTGCTGGACCTCACCACCGACGAGCAGCGCGAGCGGTGGATGCCGGGCGTGACGTCCGGCGACATCGTGCCCGTCATCGCCATGTCCGAGCCCGGCACGGGCTCGGACCTGCGCGCGATCGCGTCCAAGGCCACCTGGAAGGGCGACCACTGGTCGCTGACGGGCTCCAAGACGTTCGTGACCAGCGGCATCCAGGCCGACCTGGTCATCGCCGCCGCGCGGATCGAGCGCGAGGGCGTCGAGGGGATGGGCCTGTTCGCCGTCGAGGCCGGTGCCGAGGGCTTCACGCGCGGGCGCAAGCTCGACAAGATCGGGCGCAAGGCCCAGGACACGGCCGAGCTGTTCTTCGACGACGTGACCGTGGCCCCGGAGAACCTCATCGGCGAGCAGGGCCGCGGCCTGCAGCTCCTGATGAAGAACCTGCCCCAGGAGCGGCTCTCGATCGCCGTGACCGCGGTGGCCAGCGCGGAGCGCGCGCTGGAGATCACGCTGGAGTACGCGCGCAGCCGCAACGCGTTCGGCAAGCCGATCGGCTCCTTCCAGGCCAACCGGTTCTCGCTGGCCGAGGCGGCGACCGAGGTCGCGGTCGCGCGCGTGTACGTCGACCGCTGCATCGAGGCCGCCGTCGACGGCTCGCTGACGGCCGAGGAGGCCGCGGGCTGCAAGTACTGGACGACCGAGCTGCAGTTCCGGGTCATCGACCTCGGCCTGCAGCTGCACGGCGGCTACGGCTACATGGAGGAGTACGAGATCGCGCGCATGTGGCGCGACGCCCGCGTGCAGCGGATCTACGGCGGGACGACCGAGATCATGAAGGAGATCGTCGGCCGGTCGCTGGGTCTGTGA